In the Gorilla gorilla gorilla isolate KB3781 chromosome 10, NHGRI_mGorGor1-v2.1_pri, whole genome shotgun sequence genome, one interval contains:
- the GSG1 gene encoding germ cell-specific gene 1 protein isoform X7: MSDPSQLTQNVCLTQEMELAKAFSGQRTLLSAILSMLSLSFSTTSLLSNYWFVGTQKVPKPLCEKGLAAKCFDMPLSLDGDTNTSTQEVVLYNWETGDDRFSFRSFRSGMWLSCEETVEEPALLHPQSWKQFRALQSSGTAAAKGERCRSFIELTPPAERGEKGLLEFATLQGPCHPTLRFGGKQLMEKASLPSPPLGLCEILWLSLGTQITYIGLQFISFLLLLTDLLLTGNPACGLKLSAFAAVSSVLSGLLGMVAHMMYSQVFQATANLGPEDWRPHVWNYGWAFYMAWLSFTCCMASAVTTFNTYTRMVLEFKCKHSKSFKENPNCLPHHHQCFPRRLSSAAPTAGPLTSYHQYHNQPIHSVSEGVDFYSELRNKGFQRGASQELKEAVRSSVEEEQC, from the exons ATGGAGCTCGCGAAGGCCTTCTCTGGCCAGCGGACACTCCTATCTGCCATCCTCAGCATGCTATCACTCAGCTTCTCCACAACATCCCTGCTCAGCAACTACTGGTTTGTGGGCACACAGAAGGTGCCCAAGCCCCTGTGCGAGAAAGGTCTGGCAGCCAAGTGCTTTGACATGCCACTGTCCCTGGATGGAGATACCAACACATCCACCCAGGAGGTGGTACTATACAACTGGGAGACTGGGGATGACCGGTTCTCCTTCCGGAGCTTCCGGAGTGGCATGTGGCTATCCTGTGAGGAAACTGTGGAAGAACCAG CACTGCTCCATCCCCAGTCCTGGAAACAATTTAGAGCCCTTCAGTCCAGTGGTACAGCGGCAGCAAAAG GGGAGAGGTGCCGAAGTTTCATTGAACTTACACCACCAGCCGAGAGAGGTGAGAAAGGACTACTGGAATTTGCCACGTTGCAAGGCCCATGTCACCCCACTCTCCGATTTGGAGGGAAGCAGTTGATGGAGAaggcttccctcccctcccctcccttgggGCTTTGTG AAATCCTATGGTTATCCCTGGGAACGCAGATCACCTACATCGGACTTCAATTCATCAGCTTCCTCCTGCTACTAACGGACTTGCTACTCACTGGGAACCCTGCCTGTGGGCTCAAACTGAGCGCCTTTGCTGCTGTTTCCTCTGTCCTGTCAG GTCTCCTGGGGATGGTGGCCCACATGATGTATTCACAAGTCTTCCAGGCGACTGCCAACTTGGGTCCGGAAGACTGGAGACCACATGTTTGGAATTATGGCTGGGCCTTCTA CATGGCCTGGCTCTCCTTCACCTGCTGCATGGCGTCGGCTGTCACCACCTTCAACACGTACACCAGGATGGTGCTGGAGTTCAAGTGCAAGCATAGTAAGAGCTTCAAGGAAAACCCGAACTGCCTACCACATCACCATCAGTGTTTCCCTCGGCGGCTGTCAAGTGCAGCCCCCACCGCGGGTCCTTTGACCAGCTACCACCAGTATCATAATCAGCCCATCCACTCTGTCTCTGAGGGAGTCGACTTCTACTCCGAGCTGCGGAACAAGGGATTTCAACGAGGGGCCAGCCAGGAGCTGAAAGAAGCAGTTAGATCATCTGTAGAGGAAGAGCAGTGTTAG
- the GSG1 gene encoding germ cell-specific gene 1 protein isoform X4: protein MSDPSQLTQNVCLTQEMELAKAFSGQRTLLSAILSMLSLSFSTTSLLSNYWFVGTQKVPKPLCEKGLAAKCFDMPLSLDGDTNTSTQEVVLYNWETGDDRFSFRSFRSGMWLSCEETVEEPGERCRSFIELTPPAEREILWLSLGTQITYIGLQFISFLLLLTDLLLTGNPACGLKLSAFAAVSSVLSGLLGMVAHMMYSQVFQATANLGPEDWRPHVWNYGWAFYMAWLSFTCCMASAVTTFNTYTRMVLEFKCKHSKSFKENPNCLPHHHQCFPRRLSSAAPTAGPLTSYHQYHNQPIHSVSEGVDFYSELRNKGFQRGASQELKEAVRSSVEEEQC from the exons ATGGAGCTCGCGAAGGCCTTCTCTGGCCAGCGGACACTCCTATCTGCCATCCTCAGCATGCTATCACTCAGCTTCTCCACAACATCCCTGCTCAGCAACTACTGGTTTGTGGGCACACAGAAGGTGCCCAAGCCCCTGTGCGAGAAAGGTCTGGCAGCCAAGTGCTTTGACATGCCACTGTCCCTGGATGGAGATACCAACACATCCACCCAGGAGGTGGTACTATACAACTGGGAGACTGGGGATGACCGGTTCTCCTTCCGGAGCTTCCGGAGTGGCATGTGGCTATCCTGTGAGGAAACTGTGGAAGAACCAG GGGAGAGGTGCCGAAGTTTCATTGAACTTACACCACCAGCCGAGAGAG AAATCCTATGGTTATCCCTGGGAACGCAGATCACCTACATCGGACTTCAATTCATCAGCTTCCTCCTGCTACTAACGGACTTGCTACTCACTGGGAACCCTGCCTGTGGGCTCAAACTGAGCGCCTTTGCTGCTGTTTCCTCTGTCCTGTCAG GTCTCCTGGGGATGGTGGCCCACATGATGTATTCACAAGTCTTCCAGGCGACTGCCAACTTGGGTCCGGAAGACTGGAGACCACATGTTTGGAATTATGGCTGGGCCTTCTA CATGGCCTGGCTCTCCTTCACCTGCTGCATGGCGTCGGCTGTCACCACCTTCAACACGTACACCAGGATGGTGCTGGAGTTCAAGTGCAAGCATAGTAAGAGCTTCAAGGAAAACCCGAACTGCCTACCACATCACCATCAGTGTTTCCCTCGGCGGCTGTCAAGTGCAGCCCCCACCGCGGGTCCTTTGACCAGCTACCACCAGTATCATAATCAGCCCATCCACTCTGTCTCTGAGGGAGTCGACTTCTACTCCGAGCTGCGGAACAAGGGATTTCAACGAGGGGCCAGCCAGGAGCTGAAAGAAGCAGTTAGATCATCTGTAGAGGAAGAGCAGTGTTAG
- the GSG1 gene encoding germ cell-specific gene 1 protein isoform X1: protein MSDPSQLTQNVCLTQEMELAKAFSGQRTLLSAILSMLSLSFSTTSLLSNYWFVGTQKVPKPLCEKGLAAKCFDMPLSLDGDTNTSTQEVVLYNWETGDDRFSFRSFRSGMWLSCEETVEEPALLHPQSWKQFRALQSSGTAAAKGERCRSFIELTPPAERGEKGLLEFATLQGPCHPTLRFGGKQLMEKASLPSPPLGLCGKNPMVIPGNADHLHRTSIHQLPPATNGLATHWEPCLWAQTERLCCCFLCPVSMAWLSFTCCMASAVTTFNTYTRMVLEFKCKHSKSFKENPNCLPHHHQCFPRRLSSAAPTAGPLTSYHQYHNQPIHSVSEGVDFYSELRNKGFQRGASQELKEAVRSSVEEEQC from the exons ATGGAGCTCGCGAAGGCCTTCTCTGGCCAGCGGACACTCCTATCTGCCATCCTCAGCATGCTATCACTCAGCTTCTCCACAACATCCCTGCTCAGCAACTACTGGTTTGTGGGCACACAGAAGGTGCCCAAGCCCCTGTGCGAGAAAGGTCTGGCAGCCAAGTGCTTTGACATGCCACTGTCCCTGGATGGAGATACCAACACATCCACCCAGGAGGTGGTACTATACAACTGGGAGACTGGGGATGACCGGTTCTCCTTCCGGAGCTTCCGGAGTGGCATGTGGCTATCCTGTGAGGAAACTGTGGAAGAACCAG CACTGCTCCATCCCCAGTCCTGGAAACAATTTAGAGCCCTTCAGTCCAGTGGTACAGCGGCAGCAAAAG GGGAGAGGTGCCGAAGTTTCATTGAACTTACACCACCAGCCGAGAGAGGTGAGAAAGGACTACTGGAATTTGCCACGTTGCAAGGCCCATGTCACCCCACTCTCCGATTTGGAGGGAAGCAGTTGATGGAGAaggcttccctcccctcccctcccttgggGCTTTGTGGCAA AAATCCTATGGTTATCCCTGGGAACGCAGATCACCTACATCGGACTTCAATTCATCAGCTTCCTCCTGCTACTAACGGACTTGCTACTCACTGGGAACCCTGCCTGTGGGCTCAAACTGAGCGCCTTTGCTGCTGTTTCCTCTGTCCTGTCAG CATGGCCTGGCTCTCCTTCACCTGCTGCATGGCGTCGGCTGTCACCACCTTCAACACGTACACCAGGATGGTGCTGGAGTTCAAGTGCAAGCATAGTAAGAGCTTCAAGGAAAACCCGAACTGCCTACCACATCACCATCAGTGTTTCCCTCGGCGGCTGTCAAGTGCAGCCCCCACCGCGGGTCCTTTGACCAGCTACCACCAGTATCATAATCAGCCCATCCACTCTGTCTCTGAGGGAGTCGACTTCTACTCCGAGCTGCGGAACAAGGGATTTCAACGAGGGGCCAGCCAGGAGCTGAAAGAAGCAGTTAGATCATCTGTAGAGGAAGAGCAGTGTTAG
- the GSG1 gene encoding germ cell-specific gene 1 protein isoform X2: MSDPSQLTQNVCLTQEMELAKAFSGQRTLLSAILSMLSLSFSTTSLLSNYWFVGTQKVPKPLCEKGLAAKCFDMPLSLDGDTNTSTQEVVLYNWETGDDRFSFRSFRSGMWLSCEETVEEPALLHPQSWKQFRALQSSGTAAAKGERCRSFIELTPPAEREILWLSLGTQITYIGLQFISFLLLLTDLLLTGNPACGLKLSAFAAVSSVLSGLLGMVAHMMYSQVFQATANLGPEDWRPHVWNYGWAFYMAWLSFTCCMASAVTTFNTYTRMVLEFKCKHSKSFKENPNCLPHHHQCFPRRLSSAAPTAGPLTSYHQYHNQPIHSVSEGVDFYSELRNKGFQRGASQELKEAVRSSVEEEQC, encoded by the exons ATGGAGCTCGCGAAGGCCTTCTCTGGCCAGCGGACACTCCTATCTGCCATCCTCAGCATGCTATCACTCAGCTTCTCCACAACATCCCTGCTCAGCAACTACTGGTTTGTGGGCACACAGAAGGTGCCCAAGCCCCTGTGCGAGAAAGGTCTGGCAGCCAAGTGCTTTGACATGCCACTGTCCCTGGATGGAGATACCAACACATCCACCCAGGAGGTGGTACTATACAACTGGGAGACTGGGGATGACCGGTTCTCCTTCCGGAGCTTCCGGAGTGGCATGTGGCTATCCTGTGAGGAAACTGTGGAAGAACCAG CACTGCTCCATCCCCAGTCCTGGAAACAATTTAGAGCCCTTCAGTCCAGTGGTACAGCGGCAGCAAAAG GGGAGAGGTGCCGAAGTTTCATTGAACTTACACCACCAGCCGAGAGAG AAATCCTATGGTTATCCCTGGGAACGCAGATCACCTACATCGGACTTCAATTCATCAGCTTCCTCCTGCTACTAACGGACTTGCTACTCACTGGGAACCCTGCCTGTGGGCTCAAACTGAGCGCCTTTGCTGCTGTTTCCTCTGTCCTGTCAG GTCTCCTGGGGATGGTGGCCCACATGATGTATTCACAAGTCTTCCAGGCGACTGCCAACTTGGGTCCGGAAGACTGGAGACCACATGTTTGGAATTATGGCTGGGCCTTCTA CATGGCCTGGCTCTCCTTCACCTGCTGCATGGCGTCGGCTGTCACCACCTTCAACACGTACACCAGGATGGTGCTGGAGTTCAAGTGCAAGCATAGTAAGAGCTTCAAGGAAAACCCGAACTGCCTACCACATCACCATCAGTGTTTCCCTCGGCGGCTGTCAAGTGCAGCCCCCACCGCGGGTCCTTTGACCAGCTACCACCAGTATCATAATCAGCCCATCCACTCTGTCTCTGAGGGAGTCGACTTCTACTCCGAGCTGCGGAACAAGGGATTTCAACGAGGGGCCAGCCAGGAGCTGAAAGAAGCAGTTAGATCATCTGTAGAGGAAGAGCAGTGTTAG
- the GSG1 gene encoding germ cell-specific gene 1 protein isoform X3 translates to MSDPSQLTQNVCLTQEMELAKAFSGQRTLLSAILSMLSLSFSTTSLLSNYWFVGTQKVPKPLCEKGLAAKCFDMPLSLDGDTNTSTQEVVLYNWETGDDRFSFRSFRSGMWLSCEETVEEPGERCRSFIELTPPAERGEKGLLEFATLQGPCHPTLRFGGKQLMEKASLPSPPLGLCGKNPMVIPGNADHLHRTSIHQLPPATNGLATHWEPCLWAQTERLCCCFLCPVSMAWLSFTCCMASAVTTFNTYTRMVLEFKCKHSKSFKENPNCLPHHHQCFPRRLSSAAPTAGPLTSYHQYHNQPIHSVSEGVDFYSELRNKGFQRGASQELKEAVRSSVEEEQC, encoded by the exons ATGGAGCTCGCGAAGGCCTTCTCTGGCCAGCGGACACTCCTATCTGCCATCCTCAGCATGCTATCACTCAGCTTCTCCACAACATCCCTGCTCAGCAACTACTGGTTTGTGGGCACACAGAAGGTGCCCAAGCCCCTGTGCGAGAAAGGTCTGGCAGCCAAGTGCTTTGACATGCCACTGTCCCTGGATGGAGATACCAACACATCCACCCAGGAGGTGGTACTATACAACTGGGAGACTGGGGATGACCGGTTCTCCTTCCGGAGCTTCCGGAGTGGCATGTGGCTATCCTGTGAGGAAACTGTGGAAGAACCAG GGGAGAGGTGCCGAAGTTTCATTGAACTTACACCACCAGCCGAGAGAGGTGAGAAAGGACTACTGGAATTTGCCACGTTGCAAGGCCCATGTCACCCCACTCTCCGATTTGGAGGGAAGCAGTTGATGGAGAaggcttccctcccctcccctcccttgggGCTTTGTGGCAA AAATCCTATGGTTATCCCTGGGAACGCAGATCACCTACATCGGACTTCAATTCATCAGCTTCCTCCTGCTACTAACGGACTTGCTACTCACTGGGAACCCTGCCTGTGGGCTCAAACTGAGCGCCTTTGCTGCTGTTTCCTCTGTCCTGTCAG CATGGCCTGGCTCTCCTTCACCTGCTGCATGGCGTCGGCTGTCACCACCTTCAACACGTACACCAGGATGGTGCTGGAGTTCAAGTGCAAGCATAGTAAGAGCTTCAAGGAAAACCCGAACTGCCTACCACATCACCATCAGTGTTTCCCTCGGCGGCTGTCAAGTGCAGCCCCCACCGCGGGTCCTTTGACCAGCTACCACCAGTATCATAATCAGCCCATCCACTCTGTCTCTGAGGGAGTCGACTTCTACTCCGAGCTGCGGAACAAGGGATTTCAACGAGGGGCCAGCCAGGAGCTGAAAGAAGCAGTTAGATCATCTGTAGAGGAAGAGCAGTGTTAG
- the GSG1 gene encoding germ cell-specific gene 1 protein isoform X6 has protein sequence MSDPSQLTQNVCLTQEMELAKAFSGQRTLLSAILSMLSLSFSTTSLLSNYWFVGTQKVPKPLCEKGLAAKCFDMPLSLDGDTNTSTQEVVLYNWETGDDRFSFRSFRSGMWLSCEETVEEPGERCRSFIELTPPAERGEKGLLEFATLQGPCHPTLRFGGKQLMEKASLPSPPLGLCGKNPMVIPGNADHLHRTSIHQLPPATNGLATHWEPCLWAQTERLCCCFLCPVRSPGDGGPHDVFTSLPGDCQLGSGRLETTCLELWLGLLHGLALLHLLHGVGCHHLQHVHQDGAGVQVQA, from the exons ATGGAGCTCGCGAAGGCCTTCTCTGGCCAGCGGACACTCCTATCTGCCATCCTCAGCATGCTATCACTCAGCTTCTCCACAACATCCCTGCTCAGCAACTACTGGTTTGTGGGCACACAGAAGGTGCCCAAGCCCCTGTGCGAGAAAGGTCTGGCAGCCAAGTGCTTTGACATGCCACTGTCCCTGGATGGAGATACCAACACATCCACCCAGGAGGTGGTACTATACAACTGGGAGACTGGGGATGACCGGTTCTCCTTCCGGAGCTTCCGGAGTGGCATGTGGCTATCCTGTGAGGAAACTGTGGAAGAACCAG GGGAGAGGTGCCGAAGTTTCATTGAACTTACACCACCAGCCGAGAGAGGTGAGAAAGGACTACTGGAATTTGCCACGTTGCAAGGCCCATGTCACCCCACTCTCCGATTTGGAGGGAAGCAGTTGATGGAGAaggcttccctcccctcccctcccttgggGCTTTGTGGCAA AAATCCTATGGTTATCCCTGGGAACGCAGATCACCTACATCGGACTTCAATTCATCAGCTTCCTCCTGCTACTAACGGACTTGCTACTCACTGGGAACCCTGCCTGTGGGCTCAAACTGAGCGCCTTTGCTGCTGTTTCCTCTGTCCTGTCAG GTCTCCTGGGGATGGTGGCCCACATGATGTATTCACAAGTCTTCCAGGCGACTGCCAACTTGGGTCCGGAAGACTGGAGACCACATGTTTGGAATTATGGCTGGGCCTTCTA CATGGCCTGGCTCTCCTTCACCTGCTGCATGGCGTCGGCTGTCACCACCTTCAACACGTACACCAGGATGGTGCTGGAGTTCAAGTGCAAGCATAG
- the GSG1 gene encoding germ cell-specific gene 1 protein isoform X5, producing the protein MSDPSQLTQNVCLTQEMELAKAFSGQRTLLSAILSMLSLSFSTTSLLSNYWFVGTQKVPKPLCEKGLAAKCFDMPLSLDGDTNTSTQEVVLYNWETGDDRFSFRSFRSGMWLSCEETVEEPALLHPQSWKQFRALQSSGTAAAKGERCRSFIELTPPAERGEKGLLEFATLQGPCHPTLRFGGKQLMEKASLPSPPLGLCGKNPMVIPGNADHLHRTSIHQLPPATNGLATHWEPCLWAQTERLCCCFLCPVRSPGDGGPHDVFTSLPGDCQLGSGRLETTCLELWLGLLHGLALLHLLHGVGCHHLQHVHQDGAGVQVQA; encoded by the exons ATGGAGCTCGCGAAGGCCTTCTCTGGCCAGCGGACACTCCTATCTGCCATCCTCAGCATGCTATCACTCAGCTTCTCCACAACATCCCTGCTCAGCAACTACTGGTTTGTGGGCACACAGAAGGTGCCCAAGCCCCTGTGCGAGAAAGGTCTGGCAGCCAAGTGCTTTGACATGCCACTGTCCCTGGATGGAGATACCAACACATCCACCCAGGAGGTGGTACTATACAACTGGGAGACTGGGGATGACCGGTTCTCCTTCCGGAGCTTCCGGAGTGGCATGTGGCTATCCTGTGAGGAAACTGTGGAAGAACCAG CACTGCTCCATCCCCAGTCCTGGAAACAATTTAGAGCCCTTCAGTCCAGTGGTACAGCGGCAGCAAAAG GGGAGAGGTGCCGAAGTTTCATTGAACTTACACCACCAGCCGAGAGAGGTGAGAAAGGACTACTGGAATTTGCCACGTTGCAAGGCCCATGTCACCCCACTCTCCGATTTGGAGGGAAGCAGTTGATGGAGAaggcttccctcccctcccctcccttgggGCTTTGTGGCAA AAATCCTATGGTTATCCCTGGGAACGCAGATCACCTACATCGGACTTCAATTCATCAGCTTCCTCCTGCTACTAACGGACTTGCTACTCACTGGGAACCCTGCCTGTGGGCTCAAACTGAGCGCCTTTGCTGCTGTTTCCTCTGTCCTGTCAG GTCTCCTGGGGATGGTGGCCCACATGATGTATTCACAAGTCTTCCAGGCGACTGCCAACTTGGGTCCGGAAGACTGGAGACCACATGTTTGGAATTATGGCTGGGCCTTCTA CATGGCCTGGCTCTCCTTCACCTGCTGCATGGCGTCGGCTGTCACCACCTTCAACACGTACACCAGGATGGTGCTGGAGTTCAAGTGCAAGCATAG